A DNA window from Candidatus Roseilinea sp. contains the following coding sequences:
- a CDS encoding NAD(P)-dependent oxidoreductase, whose protein sequence is MAALAHHDVLGTVRGAIAADDSETYRLSPVALDVCDTVEVRATIAGFLPHIVINCAAYHRVDDIESDASQALAVNALAAQRLALACRELDAALLHVSTDYVFDGAKRAPYVEADLPNPLSAYGTSKLAGELLIRAAWRKHYIVRTCGLYGLAGASGKGGNFVNTMLRLAQEGQPIRVVNDQTCTPTFTQDLARQIARLIETEAYGVYHITNAGACTWYEFACEIFRLAGLQPDVRPITSAEFNAPARRPPYSVLENAGLKALGIDQMRHWREALAEYISLKVAQR, encoded by the coding sequence ATGGCGGCGCTCGCCCATCATGACGTGCTGGGCACGGTGCGCGGGGCGATCGCGGCAGATGATTCCGAGACCTACCGGCTTTCTCCCGTCGCGCTCGACGTGTGTGACACGGTCGAGGTGCGCGCCACCATCGCCGGCTTCTTGCCCCATATCGTGATCAACTGCGCAGCGTATCACCGCGTAGATGACATCGAGTCGGACGCCTCGCAGGCGCTGGCCGTGAACGCGCTGGCGGCGCAGCGACTGGCGCTGGCTTGCCGCGAGCTGGACGCCGCGCTGCTACACGTCAGCACCGACTATGTGTTCGACGGCGCCAAGCGCGCGCCGTACGTCGAGGCCGACCTGCCCAACCCGCTCAGCGCCTACGGAACCAGCAAGCTGGCCGGCGAGCTGCTCATCCGCGCCGCATGGCGCAAACACTACATCGTGCGCACCTGTGGCTTGTATGGCCTGGCCGGCGCCAGCGGCAAAGGGGGCAACTTCGTCAACACCATGCTGCGACTCGCCCAAGAAGGCCAGCCCATTCGCGTGGTCAACGACCAGACCTGCACCCCGACGTTTACTCAGGACTTGGCCCGGCAGATCGCCCGGCTGATCGAAACTGAGGCCTACGGCGTTTATCACATCACCAACGCTGGAGCATGCACTTGGTACGAATTCGCTTGCGAGATCTTTCGCCTGGCCGGCCTGCAGCCGGATGTGCGCCCCATCACCAGCGCGGAGTTCAACGCGCCGGCGCGCCGCCCGCCCTACTCCGTGCTAGAGAACGCCGGCCTGAAGGCGCTGGGCATAGACCAAATGCGCCACTGGCGCGAGGCGCTGGCGGAATACATCTCGCTGAAGGTAGCCCAGAGGTGA